The following nucleotide sequence is from Gordonia jinghuaiqii.
CGCACGGCGGATTCGCCCGCCTCCTGACAGTGCCCGCCTATCGGGTCGTGCCCGTCCCCGATGGTGTTTCCGAGGTGGCAGCAGCGCTGGTGGAGCCCGCCGCGGTGGCGTGGCATGCAGTCCGTCGCGGCGCGATCACCGCGGGAGAACGGGTGCTGGTAGTGGGTGCCGGCCCCATCGGGCTGCTCGTGCTCCAGTGCGCACGGGCGATCGGAGCGGTCGACGTCCCGGTCGTCGAGCTGTCCGAGGCGCGCAGGAAGGCGGCGAAATTATCCGGCGCTCAACATGTCTCGGAGTCCACCACCGACCTTGTCGATGAGTACGACGTCGTCGTCGACTGCACCGGAGATCCGGACACGATCGATCAGTCACTCGGTGTCCTGTGTCAGGGCGGCCGGGTGGTGCTGGTCAGCGATGCGGGTTCGGCGACCATCGCCCCCCGGATGTGGCTGGCGAAGGAGGCGTCCATGATCGCTGCCGCAGGCTATACGCGAGCGGAGATCGTCGAGACCCTCGACCTGATCGCAGCCGGCCGCATCCAACCGGAAAAGCT
It contains:
- a CDS encoding zinc-dependent alcohol dehydrogenase, giving the protein MIPRPGVVDLVDIVEPDAAPGEVTVAIDLCGVCATEVRAYLSGGGHGPMLCGHEWTGRLVAVGGAGAGLTVGQRVVVGVPDPCGECAACRAGRPDFCSFVMSVARGRDRRPEQPHGGFARLLTVPAYRVVPVPDGVSEVAAALVEPAAVAWHAVRRGAITAGERVLVVGAGPIGLLVLQCARAIGAVDVPVVELSEARRKAAKLSGAQHVSESTTDLVDEYDVVVDCTGDPDTIDQSLGVLCQGGRVVLVSDAGSATIAPRMWLAKEASMIAAAGYTRAEIVETLDLIAAGRIQPEKLHTRTVGLGSLSIGLEDLAASDTTDIKIMLDPRIKEN